One part of the Musa acuminata AAA Group cultivar baxijiao chromosome BXJ1-5, Cavendish_Baxijiao_AAA, whole genome shotgun sequence genome encodes these proteins:
- the LOC135673711 gene encoding dof zinc finger protein 2-like, with product MDTPRWRPQAEGLVDPLLQDFAFSTDKGDTCTTTRPQAAERRPRPHKEQALGCPRCNSTNTKFCYYNNYSLAQPRYYCRTCRRYWTDGGSLRNVPVGGVSRKNKRSSLFTTAAAANSSSSASMTAALATVSTSKKLHADRVPPSISLSTSSEAPKFHEGHGRNLAFRQHGLPEHSDFPTLESSSGRAAVGALSAIELLLVPNARGIGPFMPMPMPLSDYSTGFGLKEFRPPTLSFPYGISGGSSGGYERLRGVQESDDGKLLLPFEDLKPVVDSNNVADRGKAAGDPPRFWNGNIGGGGSW from the exons ATGGATACTCCCCGGTGGCGTCCTCAG GCCGAAGGGCTGGTCGATCCCCTGCTGCAGGACTTTGCTTTCTCCACCGACAAAGGCGACACCTGCACCACTACCAGGCCGCAGGCGGCGGAGAGGAGGCCAAGGCCACACAAGGAGCAGGCCCTCGGCTGCCCCCGGTGCAActccaccaacaccaagttctgctactacaacaactacagcctCGCCCAGCCCCGCTACTACTGCAGGACTTGCCGGAGGTATTGGACCGACGGTGGGTCTCTGAGGAATGTCCCTGTGGGCGGCGTCTCCAGAAAGAACAAGAGATCCTCTCTCTTCaccactgccgccgccgccaactCTTCCTCCTCTGCCTCGATGACAGCCGCGTTAGCTACTGTCTCGACTTCCAAGAAGTTGCATGCTGACCGCGTCCCTCCATCCATCTCTCTCTCCACCAGCTCCGAAGCTCCAAAGTTCCACGAGGGACACGGCCGCAACCTGGCGTTCCGCCAACATGGCCTCCCCGAGCACAGTGACTTCCCCACCTTAGAAAGCAGCAGTGGTCGTGCCGCTGTCGGTGCCCTCTCTGCCATCGAGTTACTGTTGGTGCCCAATGCAAGAGGCATCGGGCCGTTCATGCCGATGCCGATGCCATTATCGGATTACTCGACTGGATTTGGACTCAAAGAATTCAGGCCACCTACCCTTAGTTTTCCTTATGGAATCAGTGGAGGCAGTAGTGGCGGGTATGAGCGCTTGCGGGGTGTGCAGGAGAGTGATGATGGTAAGCTGCTGTTACCTTTCGAGGACTTAAAGCCAGTAGTCGATTCAAACAATGTTGCAGATAGGGGAAAAGCCGCCGGGGATCCTCCCAGGTTCTGGAATGGCAACATCGGAGGAGGAGGCTCATGGTAG